The window TGTTCCAACATGGAATGACATTCCACAACGCGAAGGAGCCATCATGAACGTCACGATCATCGGCGCCGGGCTCGGCGGCCTCGTCCTCGCTCGCGTCCTGCACGGCCACGGCGTCCCGGTCACGGTGTACGAAGCCGAACCGTCCCCGGCCGCCCGCAAGCAGGGGGGCCTGCTCGACATCCACACCCACACCGGCCAGGTCGCCATCGAGGCGGCCGGCCTGACGGACGAGTTCCGGGCGCTCGTCCTGGAGGGGCACCAGGCCACCCGGGTCCTCGACCGCGACGGTTCGGTCATCCACGACGAACCCGACGACGGCACCGGAGGCCGTCCCGAAGTGCCACGCGGCGAGTTGCGCCAGCTCCTGCTCGACTCGCTTCCCGACGACATCGTCCACTGGGGACACCAGGTCACCGGCGTCCGCACGCCGGCCGGCGGCCGCCACGAGGTGACCTTCGCCGACGGCACGACCGTCACCACCAGCCTGCTGGTCGGGGCGGACGGCGCCTGGTCGAAGGTCCGGCCGCTGCTCTCCGACGCCGTCCCCGAGTACCTCGGCCGCTCGTACGTCGAGACCTTCCTGTACGACGGCGACACCCGGCACCCGGCCGCCGCGAAGGCGGTCGGCGACGGGGCCCTGCTGGCGCTCGCGCCGGGCAAGGGGATCCAGGCCCACCGCGAAAAGGCCGGCACCCTGCACACCTACGTCGCGCTGACCGAGCCGGTGGAGTGGTTCGGCGACTTCACCGACGCCGCCGCCGCGATCGAGCGGACCGCGCGGGAGTTCGAGGGCTGGGCCCCGGAACTCACCGCGCTGATCACCGAGGGCGACACCCCGCCGGTGCTCCGGCCGCTTTACACGCTGCCGGTCACGCACCGGTGGGACCGCGTGCCGGG of the Amycolatopsis sp. NBC_01488 genome contains:
- a CDS encoding FAD-dependent oxidoreductase, which gives rise to MNVTIIGAGLGGLVLARVLHGHGVPVTVYEAEPSPAARKQGGLLDIHTHTGQVAIEAAGLTDEFRALVLEGHQATRVLDRDGSVIHDEPDDGTGGRPEVPRGELRQLLLDSLPDDIVHWGHQVTGVRTPAGGRHEVTFADGTTVTTSLLVGADGAWSKVRPLLSDAVPEYLGRSYVETFLYDGDTRHPAAAKAVGDGALLALAPGKGIQAHREKAGTLHTYVALTEPVEWFGDFTDAAAAIERTAREFEGWAPELTALITEGDTPPVLRPLYTLPVTHRWDRVPGVTLVGDAVHLAAPNGEGANLAMLDGAELGRALTTDDDVEAALAEFEQAMFTRGAEAAADGNELHELLFGDDAPHGLVALFQGR